In Panacibacter ginsenosidivorans, the following proteins share a genomic window:
- a CDS encoding ABC transporter permease — protein sequence MRTLLFLLQKEFRQVFRDPSIIRMIFVMPSIQLLVLPWAADYEVKNINLVVVDHDHSAYTQKLISTITASGYFQLDIYTASYTDALHEIEQDRADIVLEIPATFEKDFIKEQHTNLFIAVNAINGTKAGLGSAYLQTILTDYNKDIRVKFIQQPKFNTAPVINVTYSNWFNPLMNYKYFMVPGIIVILLTMVGSFLASLNIVKEKETGTIEQINVTPIKKYHFILGKLIPFWILGLMILTIGLTISYFAYGIVPAGGFLTIYIFAAVYLLAVLGLGLLVSTYCGTQQQAMLISFFLMMIFTLMGGLYTPIDSMPEWAQWITRFNPVTYFIEVMRMVVLKGSSLADIRKHIFIVLGFAAVLNTWAVLSYRKRS from the coding sequence ATGCGTACACTTTTATTTTTATTACAAAAAGAATTCAGGCAGGTCTTTCGCGATCCGTCTATCATACGCATGATCTTCGTTATGCCTTCCATACAATTATTGGTATTACCATGGGCGGCTGATTATGAAGTAAAGAATATTAATCTTGTGGTTGTTGATCATGATCACAGTGCTTATACACAAAAGCTTATCTCTACTATAACTGCTTCAGGCTACTTTCAGCTTGATATATACACAGCGTCTTACACAGATGCATTGCACGAAATAGAACAGGACCGTGCAGATATCGTGCTGGAGATTCCTGCAACTTTTGAAAAAGATTTTATAAAAGAGCAGCATACCAATCTTTTTATTGCAGTTAATGCCATCAATGGCACCAAAGCTGGTTTAGGGTCCGCTTACCTCCAAACGATACTTACTGATTATAATAAAGACATCCGTGTAAAATTTATACAGCAACCAAAATTCAATACAGCACCTGTAATAAATGTCACGTACAGCAATTGGTTTAATCCACTGATGAATTATAAATATTTTATGGTGCCCGGCATCATTGTAATACTACTAACGATGGTTGGTTCTTTTCTTGCATCACTCAACATTGTAAAAGAAAAAGAAACAGGTACCATAGAACAGATCAACGTAACGCCCATCAAAAAATATCATTTTATTTTAGGCAAGCTTATTCCATTCTGGATACTCGGGCTTATGATCTTAACCATCGGTCTTACTATTTCTTATTTTGCTTATGGCATTGTACCCGCCGGCGGTTTCCTTACCATTTATATTTTTGCAGCCGTTTATTTATTAGCAGTACTGGGCCTTGGCTTACTTGTTTCCACTTATTGCGGCACACAACAACAAGCCATGCTTATCTCTTTTTTCCTGATGATGATCTTCACATTAATGGGTGGCCTCTACACACCAATAGACAGTATGCCTGAGTGGGCACAATGGATAACACGCTTTAATCCGGTCACTTATTTTATAGAAGTAATGCGCATGGTGGTATTGAAAGGCAGCAGTCTTGCAGACATCCGCAAACACATTTTTATTGTACTTGGTTTTGCAGCGGTATTGAATACCTGGGCTGTGCTAAGTTATCGTAAGAGATCATAA
- a CDS encoding tetratricopeptide repeat protein, producing MCKHIPLLFFFAILLAPAIGQSTKSATDLYNEGKKLNEDGKHKEAIEMFKAAVAKKPDYSEALYEIGWTYNDLEDYENAITYLNKAKQYGPSVVKIYFELAYAYDNNNNKDEAITNYKKVLELYPDYYAAAKNLGDIYYADEKYEEALTYFKKYIDGGEDVDNGYYYKVGWCMNDLEQYEDAATYLEKYEPEGDDDKAKKWAEIGYAHYKSSKFEISVLDYSKALDYKPGYGTAIRGMADSYYDQENYDDALRYYKQAVEEDEEHSKSCYYKIGWIYNDKENYEDAITVLQKAIEYDEKDAGNREELGYAYYMTDKYDDAITQLNKAIELDENSKLGYYYKGLCYIALNDKASAKEVYEKLKTINEEQAEKLLKKINGE from the coding sequence ATGTGTAAGCATATACCCCTCTTATTTTTCTTTGCTATTCTTCTTGCGCCTGCCATTGGCCAGTCCACAAAATCGGCCACCGATCTCTATAATGAAGGGAAAAAATTAAACGAAGATGGTAAGCATAAAGAAGCTATTGAAATGTTTAAAGCAGCAGTGGCAAAAAAGCCGGATTATTCTGAAGCTTTATACGAAATTGGCTGGACCTACAATGATCTGGAAGATTATGAGAATGCCATAACTTATTTGAATAAAGCAAAGCAATACGGGCCCTCTGTTGTAAAAATATATTTTGAACTGGCTTATGCGTATGATAATAATAATAACAAGGATGAAGCAATAACTAACTATAAAAAAGTATTGGAATTATATCCTGATTATTACGCCGCCGCAAAAAATCTTGGCGATATTTATTATGCAGACGAAAAATATGAAGAGGCTCTTACGTATTTTAAAAAATATATTGATGGCGGCGAAGATGTAGATAATGGATATTATTATAAAGTGGGCTGGTGCATGAATGATCTTGAACAATATGAAGATGCTGCTACTTATCTTGAAAAATATGAACCGGAAGGAGATGATGATAAAGCAAAGAAATGGGCAGAGATCGGTTACGCACATTATAAAAGCAGCAAGTTCGAAATCTCTGTTCTTGATTACAGCAAAGCATTGGATTATAAACCAGGCTATGGTACAGCCATAAGGGGTATGGCAGACAGCTACTACGACCAGGAAAATTATGATGATGCCTTACGATATTACAAACAGGCTGTGGAAGAAGATGAAGAACATTCCAAAAGTTGTTATTACAAAATTGGCTGGATCTATAATGACAAAGAAAATTATGAAGATGCGATAACTGTTTTACAAAAAGCAATTGAATATGATGAAAAAGATGCAGGCAACCGCGAAGAACTTGGTTATGCGTATTACATGACGGATAAATATGATGATGCCATAACACAATTAAACAAGGCAATTGAGCTGGACGAAAATTCAAAGCTTGGTTATTATTACAAGGGCCTTTGCTATATAGCATTGAATGATAAAGCAAGCGCAAAAGAAGTATATGAAAAACTTAAAACAATTAATGAAGAACAGGCTGAAAAATTATTGAAGAAAATAAATGGCGAATAA
- a CDS encoding HlyD family secretion protein, with product MKKIWAVLPVAMFMFSCNSEENNHDASGNFESDEVIVSSEQNGQLLSFTVQEGDSLSKGQVVGFIDSTNLVLQKQQVQATIQSLAEKTADVQPQVKLLNDQLAVQQSQLDHLINERDRYERLVKAEAATQKQLDDMNAQVDQAQKQMLVTEQQIKVQLNNTGTQNRSIMSESDPLRKQVAQINQQLSKANIVNPINGTVLAKYAEAGEITATGKALYKIADLSYLNLRAYITGVQLPQVKLGQQVKVMIDDSNGKYKTYDGTIIWISGKAEFTPKTIQTKDERANLVYAIKIKVKNDGYLKIGMYGEVKFETADKKQ from the coding sequence ATGAAAAAAATATGGGCCGTTTTACCTGTTGCAATGTTTATGTTCTCCTGCAACAGCGAAGAAAATAACCATGATGCTTCCGGCAATTTTGAATCGGATGAAGTAATTGTATCATCAGAACAAAATGGCCAGCTTTTATCTTTTACTGTGCAGGAAGGAGATAGCTTATCCAAAGGACAGGTTGTTGGTTTTATTGACTCAACAAACCTCGTATTGCAAAAACAACAGGTGCAGGCAACTATTCAATCGCTGGCAGAAAAAACTGCTGACGTACAACCACAGGTTAAACTGCTGAATGACCAGCTTGCAGTGCAGCAATCACAGCTTGATCATCTTATTAATGAAAGGGATCGTTATGAACGATTGGTAAAAGCAGAGGCCGCCACACAAAAGCAATTAGATGATATGAATGCCCAGGTTGACCAGGCACAAAAACAAATGCTGGTAACAGAACAACAAATAAAAGTACAACTGAACAATACCGGTACACAGAACAGAAGTATCATGAGTGAAAGTGACCCTTTAAGAAAGCAGGTAGCACAGATCAACCAGCAATTATCAAAAGCAAATATTGTAAATCCCATCAATGGAACAGTCCTCGCTAAATATGCAGAAGCCGGCGAGATCACAGCGACAGGCAAAGCATTGTATAAAATAGCTGATCTCAGTTATCTAAATCTTAGGGCATATATAACAGGCGTACAATTACCGCAGGTAAAATTAGGACAACAGGTAAAAGTAATGATCGATGATAGTAACGGTAAATACAAAACTTACGATGGCACTATAATATGGATCTCAGGCAAAGCAGAATTTACGCCAAAGACCATCCAGACAAAAGATGAGCGGGCTAACCTCGTATATGCCATTAAAATAAAAGTAAAAAATGATGGCTATCTAAAGATCGGTATGTATGGTGAAGTAAAATTTGAAACTGCTGACAAGAAGCAATAG
- a CDS encoding ABC transporter ATP-binding protein, with product MENEKIITTESLTKRFGDFTAVDHISFDVHKGEIFGFLGANGAGKTTAMRMLCGLSLPTSGKASIAGFDVYKQTEKIKRSIGYMSQKFSLYEDLTIKENIRFYAGIYGKSNKFIKEKTALLLHQLHLESEADKLVRALPLGWKQKLAFSVAVFHEPQLVFLDEPTGGVDPVTRREFWNLIYEAAATGITIFVTTHYMDEAEYCNRVSIMVDGRIDALDSPAELKRKYEAASMDEVFLQLARKAARSAD from the coding sequence ATGGAAAACGAAAAGATCATAACAACAGAATCTCTTACCAAACGCTTTGGCGATTTTACCGCTGTTGATCATATCTCGTTTGATGTGCATAAAGGAGAAATATTTGGTTTTCTTGGCGCAAATGGTGCAGGCAAAACAACAGCCATGCGTATGTTGTGTGGATTGAGTTTGCCAACATCAGGTAAAGCAAGCATTGCAGGTTTTGATGTGTACAAGCAAACAGAAAAGATCAAGCGCAGCATTGGTTACATGAGCCAGAAATTTTCTTTGTATGAAGACCTGACCATCAAAGAAAATATCCGGTTCTATGCAGGTATATATGGCAAGAGCAATAAATTCATCAAAGAAAAAACCGCTTTGCTCTTACATCAGTTGCATCTGGAAAGCGAAGCAGATAAACTGGTAAGAGCGTTACCATTAGGATGGAAACAGAAGCTTGCATTTTCTGTTGCAGTATTTCATGAACCCCAGCTTGTTTTTTTGGATGAACCAACCGGCGGTGTTGATCCTGTTACAAGAAGGGAGTTCTGGAATCTTATATATGAAGCGGCCGCAACAGGCATTACCATTTTCGTGACAACACACTACATGGATGAAGCAGAATATTGTAACCGTGTTTCCATAATGGTGGATGGAAGAATTGATGCGCTTGATTCGCCTGCTGAGTTGAAACGGAAATATGAAGCTGCATCAATGGATGAAGTGTTTTTGCAGCTGGCAAGAAAAGCAGCACGTTCTGCAGATTAG
- the typA gene encoding translational GTPase TypA gives MEIRNIAIIAHVDHGKTTLVDKILHATKVFRENQDTGELIMDSNDLERERGITIFSKNAAVIYKDVKINVIDTPGHSDFGGEVERVLKMADGVILLVDAFEGPMPQTRFVLQKALQLHLKPIVVINKVDKPNCRPDEVHEAVFELFFNLDATEDQLDFPTYYGSGKNGWFNDKNEQCEDITPLLDGIIKYVPAPKVNEGPVQMQITSLDYSSFLGRIAIGKVARGVIKENQPIALMQADGTIKRLKVKELYVFEGMGKKKVTEVIAGDLCAVVGLEDFNIGDTIADVENPEALPLISVDEPTMSMLFSINNSPFFGKDGKFVTSRHLRDRLMKETEKNLALRVEDTDSADSFLVYGRGILHLGILVETMRREGYELTVGQPQVLVKYIDGKKCEPYENLVVDVPAEFSGKVIDLVTQRKGEMHVMETKGEMQHLEFEIPSRGLIGLRSNMLTNTAGEAVMAHTFNEYKPWKGNIPGRNNGVLLSKNQATTTAYSIDKLQDRGSFFIDPNEDVYAGQIIAEHIKPGDLVVNATEGKKLTNHRASGSDDSVRIVPKILMTLEECMEYIQQDECIEVTPKNIRLRKVILDEEERKKAQKSMKTEMA, from the coding sequence ATGGAAATAAGGAACATCGCAATTATTGCCCACGTTGACCATGGCAAAACCACATTGGTAGACAAGATATTACACGCTACCAAAGTGTTTCGTGAGAACCAGGATACAGGTGAGCTGATCATGGACAGCAACGACCTGGAACGAGAACGTGGCATTACCATCTTTAGTAAAAACGCAGCCGTAATCTATAAAGATGTAAAAATTAACGTTATTGATACGCCGGGGCACAGTGACTTTGGTGGTGAAGTAGAGCGTGTATTGAAAATGGCGGATGGTGTAATTCTGTTGGTGGATGCCTTTGAAGGCCCGATGCCGCAGACACGATTTGTATTGCAGAAAGCATTGCAACTGCATCTGAAACCAATTGTTGTAATCAACAAAGTAGATAAACCAAACTGTCGCCCTGATGAAGTGCACGAAGCAGTATTTGAACTCTTCTTTAATCTGGATGCTACAGAAGATCAGCTTGATTTTCCTACCTACTACGGTAGCGGAAAGAATGGCTGGTTCAACGATAAAAATGAACAGTGTGAAGATATTACGCCATTGCTTGATGGTATCATCAAATATGTACCAGCTCCAAAAGTAAATGAAGGGCCGGTGCAGATGCAGATCACTTCTTTGGATTATTCTTCTTTCCTTGGCCGTATTGCCATTGGTAAAGTTGCAAGAGGTGTGATAAAAGAAAATCAGCCAATTGCTTTGATGCAGGCAGACGGAACGATCAAAAGATTGAAAGTAAAAGAGCTGTATGTGTTTGAAGGCATGGGCAAAAAAAAGGTAACAGAAGTAATTGCCGGTGATCTTTGTGCCGTAGTTGGCCTGGAAGATTTTAATATTGGCGATACCATTGCTGACGTGGAAAACCCGGAAGCTTTACCACTTATTAGTGTGGATGAGCCAACGATGAGCATGTTGTTTAGTATCAACAACTCACCTTTCTTTGGCAAAGATGGGAAGTTTGTTACATCCCGTCACTTGCGTGATCGTTTAATGAAAGAAACAGAAAAGAATCTTGCATTGCGTGTAGAAGATACAGACAGCGCGGATAGCTTTTTAGTATATGGCCGCGGTATTCTTCACTTAGGTATATTGGTAGAAACCATGCGCCGTGAAGGATATGAATTAACGGTGGGTCAGCCGCAGGTTTTGGTAAAATATATTGATGGCAAAAAATGTGAACCTTACGAAAATCTTGTGGTAGATGTACCTGCCGAATTCAGCGGTAAAGTAATAGACCTGGTTACACAGCGTAAAGGTGAAATGCATGTGATGGAAACAAAAGGAGAGATGCAACATCTTGAATTTGAAATTCCTTCAAGAGGGTTGATCGGTCTTCGTTCCAACATGCTTACCAATACAGCCGGTGAAGCAGTGATGGCACATACTTTCAATGAATACAAACCATGGAAAGGAAATATTCCCGGTAGAAATAATGGTGTATTATTATCAAAGAACCAGGCTACAACAACTGCTTATTCAATTGATAAGCTACAGGACAGGGGTTCCTTTTTTATCGATCCGAATGAAGATGTATATGCAGGCCAGATCATTGCCGAGCATATTAAGCCAGGCGATCTTGTGGTAAATGCAACGGAAGGCAAGAAACTCACCAACCACCGTGCAAGTGGTAGTGATGATTCTGTACGCATCGTTCCAAAAATATTGATGACACTGGAAGAATGTATGGAATATATTCAGCAGGATGAGTGTATTGAAGTAACGCCCAAGAACATCCGTTTACGCAAAGTAATACTCGATGAAGAAGAAAGAAAGAAAGCACAAAAAAGCATGAAGACAGAGATGGCATAG
- a CDS encoding PfkB family carbohydrate kinase encodes MSLVVVGSMAFDAIETPFGKTDKIVGGAATYAAYAASHFVKEIQQVSIVGYDFPKEELDELSSRGVDLSGVEIVPDKKSFFWSGRYHMDMNTRDTLITDLNVLGDFDPKLPEHFRNAEFVMLGNLLPRIQSTVIEQMNKRPKLIIMDTMNFWMENAMDDLKVTISMVDALLINDSEARQLSNEFSLVKAAKKILTMGPKYLIIKKGEHGALLFHGNNVFFAPALPLEDVFDPTGAGDTFAGGFIGHLARTKDISFENMKTAIIVGSAMASFCVEKFGTERLKEITKADIDARLNEFVQLVNFDIALA; translated from the coding sequence ATGAGTTTAGTTGTTGTTGGTTCCATGGCATTTGATGCTATTGAAACACCTTTTGGCAAAACAGACAAGATCGTTGGTGGTGCTGCAACTTATGCTGCCTATGCTGCATCGCATTTTGTAAAAGAGATCCAACAGGTATCGATTGTGGGGTACGATTTTCCTAAAGAAGAACTGGATGAACTTTCATCCCGTGGTGTTGATCTGAGTGGTGTTGAAATTGTGCCCGATAAAAAATCTTTTTTCTGGAGTGGCCGCTATCATATGGATATGAATACCCGTGACACATTGATCACAGACCTGAATGTACTCGGAGATTTCGATCCCAAACTTCCTGAGCATTTTAGGAATGCAGAGTTTGTAATGCTGGGAAATCTTCTGCCAAGAATTCAGTCGACTGTTATTGAGCAGATGAATAAACGGCCAAAGCTCATCATTATGGACACCATGAATTTCTGGATGGAAAATGCCATGGACGACCTGAAAGTTACTATTAGCATGGTTGATGCATTGTTGATCAACGACAGCGAGGCAAGACAATTAAGTAACGAATTTTCTCTTGTAAAAGCTGCAAAGAAAATTTTAACCATGGGCCCCAAATATCTTATCATAAAAAAGGGAGAGCATGGTGCTTTATTATTCCATGGCAATAATGTGTTCTTTGCACCTGCATTACCTTTGGAAGATGTATTTGACCCTACCGGTGCAGGAGATACTTTTGCAGGTGGTTTTATTGGTCACCTGGCAAGAACAAAAGACATTTCTTTTGAGAATATGAAAACAGCTATCATCGTTGGTTCTGCTATGGCAAGTTTTTGTGTAGAGAAATTTGGAACAGAACGTTTGAAAGAAATTACCAAAGCAGATATTGATGCACGGTTAAATGAGTTTGTGCAGTTGGTAAACTTTGATATTGCGTTGGCATAA
- a CDS encoding TetR/AcrR family transcriptional regulator — translation MVKKQIDATAEQRILAAAKKIFLSRGLDGARMQDIADEAGINKAMLHYYFRSKDKLFEMIFEDIARHFMPRIVEIFESDQSLFQKIETFCGAYIDQVRQTPYLPVFVLSEATKRPSALMKKMFDNKKPPVHLFFQQVQKEIEKGIIKPINPVQLFLNMLSMCVFPFMAKPMLEHAAGITKKQFDALMEERKKMVPAFIIASIKK, via the coding sequence ATGGTTAAAAAACAGATTGATGCAACCGCCGAGCAACGTATACTGGCAGCCGCTAAAAAGATATTTCTTTCAAGGGGGCTGGATGGTGCACGCATGCAGGACATAGCGGATGAAGCAGGCATCAATAAAGCAATGCTGCACTACTATTTTCGTAGTAAGGATAAATTATTCGAAATGATCTTCGAAGATATTGCCAGGCATTTTATGCCGCGCATAGTAGAAATTTTTGAGTCAGATCAATCTTTATTTCAAAAAATAGAAACATTCTGTGGGGCATATATTGACCAGGTTAGACAAACACCATACCTTCCTGTATTTGTGTTAAGCGAAGCTACAAAAAGGCCGTCTGCACTTATGAAGAAAATGTTTGACAATAAAAAACCACCGGTACATCTTTTTTTTCAGCAGGTGCAAAAAGAAATAGAAAAAGGAATTATAAAACCTATTAATCCGGTGCAGTTATTTCTTAACATGCTTTCCATGTGCGTATTTCCTTTTATGGCAAAACCAATGCTGGAACATGCGGCAGGGATCACTAAAAAACAATTTGACGCTTTAATGGAAGAACGTAAAAAAATGGTGCCGGCTTTTATCATTGCGTCAATAAAAAAATAA
- a CDS encoding ABC transporter permease produces the protein MKQFFAFVKKEFYHIFRDRRTLFILLALPIVQIIIFGFALTNEVKNTKVAVLDQSHDNATASLIHEIDASKYFDLAVNIHSQSEIENIFKTGAAKLVIVLPASFESDLQHLNTAQVQLIADASDPNTATTLINYATSVIRDYQQRITDERKIPYTISAQVRMLYNPQMKGAYSFVPGVMAMVLMLVCTLMTAITIVREKELGTMEVMLVSPLQPLKIILAKAVPYLLLSIVNISSILLLSVFVLDVPINGSLLLLMMESILFIITCLSFGLLISAGTDSQQTAMFIALTGMFLPTVMLSGFMFPVENMPLPLRIISNVVPAKWFYIIVKSVMIKGVNLSGIWKETLILIGMTIFLLSMAIKKFKIRLA, from the coding sequence ATGAAACAATTTTTCGCATTCGTTAAAAAAGAATTTTATCACATATTCAGGGACAGGCGCACACTGTTCATACTGCTGGCACTGCCCATAGTACAGATCATTATTTTTGGTTTTGCATTAACCAATGAAGTAAAGAATACAAAGGTTGCCGTGCTTGATCAATCGCACGATAATGCAACAGCATCTCTTATACATGAGATAGATGCGAGTAAATATTTTGATCTTGCTGTCAATATACATAGCCAGTCGGAAATTGAAAACATTTTTAAAACAGGCGCTGCAAAACTGGTCATTGTATTACCTGCATCTTTTGAAAGCGATCTGCAACATTTGAACACAGCACAGGTGCAACTGATTGCCGATGCATCTGATCCCAATACAGCAACCACATTAATAAATTATGCTACATCTGTTATAAGAGATTACCAGCAGCGTATAACAGATGAAAGAAAAATTCCTTACACTATCAGTGCACAGGTAAGAATGTTATATAACCCACAAATGAAAGGTGCGTATAGTTTTGTACCTGGTGTAATGGCAATGGTATTAATGCTGGTGTGCACATTAATGACGGCCATAACTATTGTGCGTGAAAAAGAATTGGGCACCATGGAAGTAATGCTGGTATCACCATTACAACCATTGAAAATTATTCTTGCAAAGGCAGTTCCTTATTTGCTTTTATCAATTGTCAATATCAGCAGTATTTTATTGTTGAGTGTATTTGTTCTGGATGTGCCTATCAATGGTAGTTTGCTTTTATTGATGATGGAAAGCATTTTATTTATCATTACCTGTCTTTCATTCGGGCTGTTGATTTCTGCAGGAACGGATTCGCAGCAAACAGCTATGTTCATTGCACTTACGGGGATGTTCCTGCCAACGGTTATGCTAAGTGGTTTTATGTTTCCTGTAGAGAATATGCCTTTGCCGCTAAGAATTATATCAAATGTAGTCCCGGCAAAATGGTTTTATATCATTGTAAAATCTGTAATGATAAAAGGAGTTAACCTAAGCGGCATCTGGAAAGAAACACTGATATTAATAGGCATGACTATTTTTCTTTTATCGATGGCTATAAAAAAGTTTAAGATAAGATTGGCGTGA
- a CDS encoding ABC transporter ATP-binding protein, which translates to MKSVIVNDLVKNYGTKKAVVNAVKGISFEVEKAELFGIIGPDGAGKTSLFRMLTTLLLPDGGNASVDGSDIVKDFKAIRNKVGYMPGRFSLYQDLTVEENMNFFATIFNTSIEENYDLVKDIYVQIEPFKKRRAGKLSGGMKQKLSLSCALIHRPTVLFLDEPTTGVDAVSRKEFWEMLKRLKQQGITILVSTPYMDEASLCDRVALMQNGQILSSGTPAAIVNAFKETVLAIKADNMYRLLNDLATYGDIKDSYSFGEYHHAVMKEGYNEEALKKYLQQQNYTQVEMHVTKPGIEDRFMQLMKN; encoded by the coding sequence ATGAAATCAGTAATTGTAAATGATCTGGTAAAAAATTATGGCACAAAGAAAGCAGTTGTAAATGCTGTGAAAGGTATTTCATTTGAGGTAGAGAAAGCAGAGCTCTTTGGCATTATTGGCCCGGATGGCGCCGGTAAAACATCTTTGTTTCGTATGCTAACCACATTGCTTTTACCAGATGGAGGAAATGCATCTGTTGATGGCTCTGATATTGTAAAAGATTTTAAAGCCATCCGAAATAAAGTAGGCTATATGCCGGGCAGGTTTTCACTTTACCAGGATCTCACTGTGGAAGAGAACATGAATTTCTTTGCCACTATTTTCAATACCTCCATTGAAGAAAATTACGACCTCGTAAAGGATATTTATGTACAGATAGAGCCTTTCAAAAAGAGAAGAGCGGGGAAACTCTCCGGTGGTATGAAACAGAAGCTGTCATTGAGTTGTGCGCTCATCCACAGGCCAACAGTTTTATTTCTTGATGAACCAACAACAGGTGTTGATGCTGTTTCCAGGAAAGAGTTCTGGGAAATGTTAAAACGTTTAAAGCAACAAGGTATTACGATACTTGTATCTACGCCTTATATGGATGAAGCAAGTCTTTGCGACCGTGTGGCACTTATGCAAAATGGACAAATACTTTCTTCAGGAACGCCAGCTGCAATAGTTAATGCATTTAAAGAAACAGTGCTTGCTATAAAAGCAGATAACATGTACCGTTTACTCAACGACCTTGCGACATACGGCGATATAAAAGACAGTTATTCATTTGGCGAATATCATCATGCGGTAATGAAAGAAGGCTATAATGAAGAAGCTTTAAAAAAATATTTGCAGCAACAAAATTATACGCAGGTTGAAATGCATGTAACAAAACCGGGCATTGAAGATCGCTTTATGCAACTGATGAAAAATTAA
- a CDS encoding sugar phosphate isomerase/epimerase family protein translates to MKNLSLLVGFIVLACAVQAQEIGVQLYTFREQFKKDVKGTIEMIHKMGIKEIEGGGTYGLDKNEYKKLLEANELKMVSVGADFDQLQKDPQAIIDEAKFFGATYVMCAWVPHNGAFTIDDAKKAVEVFNTAGKLFKENGLTFCYHAHGYEFRPYEDGTVFDYMAKNMNPLYANFEMDVYWIKNPGQDPVALLKKYPGRFKLMHLKDRKPGTLNNQKGEQDVETNVVLGTGDVGIAAIMKIAKQQGVEHFFIEDESSRSVQQVPESLKYIKSL, encoded by the coding sequence ATGAAAAATCTCAGTTTACTTGTTGGTTTTATTGTTTTAGCGTGTGCTGTACAGGCACAGGAAATTGGCGTGCAGTTGTACACTTTCAGGGAGCAGTTTAAGAAAGATGTAAAGGGCACCATTGAAATGATCCACAAAATGGGCATTAAAGAAATTGAAGGCGGCGGCACTTACGGCTTGGATAAAAATGAATACAAAAAACTGCTTGAAGCAAATGAGTTGAAAATGGTAAGCGTTGGTGCAGATTTTGACCAGTTGCAAAAAGATCCCCAGGCTATTATTGATGAAGCGAAATTCTTTGGAGCAACATATGTTATGTGTGCGTGGGTGCCTCATAACGGAGCATTTACTATTGACGATGCAAAGAAAGCGGTGGAAGTTTTTAATACGGCGGGTAAATTGTTTAAAGAAAATGGGTTGACGTTTTGTTATCATGCGCATGGCTACGAGTTCAGGCCTTACGAAGATGGAACTGTGTTTGACTATATGGCGAAAAACATGAATCCATTATACGCAAATTTTGAAATGGATGTTTATTGGATAAAAAACCCGGGTCAGGACCCTGTTGCACTTTTAAAAAAATATCCCGGCCGTTTTAAACTGATGCATTTAAAAGACAGGAAACCGGGCACACTCAATAATCAAAAAGGTGAGCAGGATGTAGAAACAAATGTTGTATTGGGAACAGGTGATGTGGGTATTGCTGCCATTATGAAAATTGCTAAACAACAAGGTGTAGAACATTTTTTTATAGAAGATGAATCGAGCCGCTCTGTGCAGCAGGTACCGGAGAGTTTGAAGTATATAAAAAGTTTATAA